The segment ACTTTTTGCAGCAAGCAATCAGTCCCTCGTGATCATGATTCTGCATGTAGCAAGCAATAACCTCCTTGTAAAGTTTCATCTTTTCGTACAGATACAGAAGCCCTTCTTTGAACGAATTCATCTCACAAAGAATTATAGCAAGGTCAACATCATAGAGTGGTTGCTCTTGGTCTGATGGCCAGCCTATTTTGAGCAACTCTAGTCCCTTTTGCTGTCTTTCCACACAATCCTTTTCTATTGTATCATTCGAATCAGCAATTTCCTTTTTTCCAGAACCAGTTTTGGACATTGCAGCTGCTACTGAATGATCTGTGAAATTCTGATCTAGACCATTTTCTGATAGAGAGATTGATGGAAAGTTCAAGTCCTTGGACAAGTATAACTCCAGGAGTGTGTTGTTGATTTCTGCTTGAGCAGGTGAATCTTTAACTATTTCAGCATATCTCTCGAGAAAATCCATCAGCGAATGTGGATGCTGAACAAACACATTGATGAAGTCTACAGGTGACGGCAACATGGACAAGTAAACACCATTTGAAGTTCCTTGCTCGGTGCAAAGTCGCATTAGTATATCTATCGCCTCTTTTGGCTTGTGCTCTATAAGGATTTTACCATACTCTTTTATTGTTACGCCAGCTTGACTTGGTTCAAGGCTCGAAATATACTGCAAGGCTTCGTCGTAGTTTCCAAGATCCTCAagcaaaattttcaaataccaCTCGTGTTTTCCTGCCTTTTTCGCAACATACATCGCATGCTCGTGGTAGTTAGCTGCACGACAGACCCTGATGGCTGTTTCCACATCAAACTTGAGCTCGCCGATCCCATCTTCCTTCCTGATGAACGTGTTAAGCTTTTCTACATCCTTCAGTTTAGTATAACAGTTTAGCAAAAGAGTTGTGTGGTCTTTTGATGCTAGACCCTTCTCATGCAATTTCTCCAGGTAATTAGTAAGATTGTAGATCCTCTGTGCATCCAGAAACTTCTGTATCACGAACGATGGTTCAAGATGACCAATCGTGTTGATGTACTGAGACATAGCTTCGTCATAATCTTGTTTGCCATACAAGTGATCTCCATACTTCCTCATCACATTGGCAGTAGCAGCGGCATCGGCATGCTGACTCTGGACAAGATTGATCGCCACAGTGTAGAGGTTTTTCTTGAACAGCATATCTAACTTGCTCTCCATATCTTTCTCCGCAACGCACAGCAATGACTTGTCAGCCGTTATAAGTATTACATTTCCCCACTCGCAGAGCATGTTGGAGACTTTATCAACGACCAGGCTATACGCTATAAGTCGATTCCTGAGGTCGTAGACATTGAAAACGTTGGTCCCAGTTTTAGGATCAGCGATGACACATAGAAGGTAGCCACGGAACCACCCCATGAACTTCTTCTCTCCTTCAAAAGCCCAGCAAGGACCACGTCCATCAACTTCATAGAAATAAACAGCTTCAGGTCGACCAACAATCAATTCCTGCAGAACACAACATGCATCAAACTTTCCACAAGAAAACAACGAAAAGAAGATTCAAGTAGAAGTATATACCGAACGGTCACTCATAGTAACAGTATTGACACCACTCCCAATATGATCCAACGTCTGCACTCTAGGAGGCTGCGCTTGCATAGCAAACGAGTTGACCGAGTCAGGAGTTACAGCAAACAACAGAAGCGACAGACCATCAAGCCTGAATCCCAAGCCTGTGATAGGGGTTTGTCTTTTGTCTGAAACTCCGTCTACTTGAAGCTTAAACCTGGTGATACGCTCTCGTGCAATGTCTCCTTTCACACAATAAATACAGCCATTATCTAAGCCAATGGCTATGAGCAATATCGGTGGAACTTCCTCCAGGACAAGAAAAGAAGTAATCTGCAATGGCAAATGGTATCAATCATTCTCATATATGTTAGcgcataaaaaaaaagagtatgtTGGACCACCTTAGCTTCAGGAAACTGATTGGTGAATATTCTTAAGATACCAATGCAATCGGGAGCAGAGGAGCTCGTGCTTTCCTCCTGCGCTTTGTCGAGGTCAAATACCTTCAGGCACATCCCTGACTGCTGCGGCGATATCTGTTCATCTTCTCCCACCGTCACCAGGAAGTTCCTTTGCTATGAATAATCACAAAGATAAAAACCTCAATTTCCATAGAAATGATCGGATAACAGAATGGATCGAAAGGGAGGGAAACCTTGAGATGCTGAAGGAAGAGGACGGAGGAAGAGTGAGCTTGGAAACCGGAATCGAACTTGATACCGCGATCGAGGAAGCTGACGGATCCGTCACTGGAGCCGATGACGACTTTGCCACGGCCACTTGAACAGCATTGTATCTCTCCGGTGACGTCTTCAGGTATCTTGCCTCCGTATTTCTCCTCGAAGAATTCGAATTTCCTCCACTGGTACATCTCCGCACGATGATCGCGTGATCAAATTTGGGATTTTTTCTAGGTTTTCTTCTCAGATCAGATCACCCTTCTATCGGTTTATTATCGGGTAGACATGCAATGCTGTTCGACTGGTTTTGTATCGgtttattatcattttatactatattttatatgtaccatcatataaataatagttattggaaaatattttagtaaaaataaatttttgaatatatgcatattttaaattaacttttcatataaatcaactttaaattattattttgatttgatatatatatataaagtttaaattttatttttgtgattagtttagacaaaaaatattttaggaaaTTATATTAGTCCATTTTTGTATACCTATATTTTAAAGCTGGTCTAAATAGATAGTTTTTTCATAATATAGTGTacttccaatttttattaataacataaaccttactttaatttttaatatattgttatccatgttttcaaacaacattatagtttttttaaactgctattcatatttccaaacaaacatctttttaaactgatatctatatttccaaacaaacatgtttttttaaacaactattcatgtttccaaacaacataatttgtacttcagttttaataatatatatatatatatatatactattaaaagtgaagtacattTTGGTACTGTTTGGAAATATGCATAGTATAATAAAGagattgtttgaaaatatgaatatcagattaaatatttctttttatttgcataattagtcattgcatttacaataaattaagtatttccttttatatttcttttaatttattgattCTACCaatgcatttaaaataaatttcaattaaCTCATTATAATAGTTGTTGTTTCTTTCTGGTGAAATTAAAAACACAAgctaaaatatatagtatatattatataaaataaattttaatttcagtatactttatttagtttagtcaaatataaaaatttcgaagtgaattttgaagaaaacaaaaatatcataaaattaataataattcatagaaaaactaatgcaaacaatttaaatttagtatgttgcttctttttaaaataaattaataaaaaacaaaagattaatatatgaatagtacaatTACATCATGACTGGTGAACATGACATAGTTCTTGAGGAATGCAGTTGACAGATCATGGAAACTGTTGACGGAGTTCTCAGATAGACTGTTGAACCAACTGAGGGCTCCCCCTGCGAGGCTTGCAACGAAAAGTTGGCAATAACCGGCGTCTTTCTCTTCGTCGGAGAAGTTTGCCTTTCTCATGGTGATGTTAAAGGATGTAACGTGAGCCGTCGGGTCAGTAAGACCATCAAAAGTTGGTAGGCAGAATTTTTTCATTGGTCGGAGCCGTACGTTAGTTATTTTCCGAGAAAAAGGGGTTCAAAGAGTCTCGGCGAGGATACGCTTGATCTATAGGGTGGAGGTCGTCATGCAGTGCATCTTGGAGTGGATGTCTTGAAGTGACTGCTTGAGTTCTGCAATTTTGCGGATCGTCTGCAAATCCGGACCACCGTGAGTGAGGACGACTTCGCCAACGTCTAAGTGCTGAGTGTCGGCAGCCTGGTTCGCGAAGTCGGTTGTTCTGTCGGTGTTGAACAACTATCTCGAATCATCGTCATTGCTGCGCTGGTGGGCCCATCACGAGGAACAAGGATCACAGCTAGAGCGGTGATATGTTCGGTCGCCGCCTTCTGGGCCGCGTCTTGTCGAGCCATGCATTCCATGAGGGTGTCAAGGAAGGCTGGTCCTATCAGTGCTGCGGTGACTGGGGTAGGATCTAGAGCTTCTGGCTCTTCACCGGAGGTGGAACCATTGTGGTTAGGATTCATCTGTATGACGTTACTTCGCTATGCTCCACGGTGGGTGCCAACTGTTTAAACCGAGTTTGGTCCAAAACAAGTAATAAGGACAAAATTTATCAGTGGGTTATTGCAATAACGTTTCATTAGACGAATCGAAAGTTTGTCGGTTACAAAAGAGGAAAGAAACGTGCAGAGTTTGTCGGTGTTCACAGAGCTAACCGGAAGAGTACAAGTCGGCAAGAAAGTAAAGTAAATAAACCCTAATTCTAGCCGTCAAATGTGTGTCTTAATGCTCGGATCCTATTCTTGTTCCATCTCCCCTTCCTTACATAAGCAATCATTTTGTGTTCGCCCTAAGTATCCCGTCTTAACGGGCCTCATTTCGTTGGGCCGAGTAACGGACCGATGAGCTGGACCCCGACTGAATGCTTACAGTCGATGACTTGTTTGTCTgctaaaagcttctagcactgAGCCAACGCCTTAACTCGCCGAGCCGAGCTTTCATCTTGGTTTGTCGGGCCTGATCACACTATTTTTGGGGACGGATGTAGTCCATCCCCTAAATTCTCTGGTCTAGATTGCTTTTATATGTTCATAGTCCGTATACTTGGTGCGTTGTAATCACTACAAGTGTTGTAATGCCATCAAGTTTAGAAGCCAAGAACATGTTGAGTTTTATTGATAAACTGTTTCCGATTCTAATACGGTTTTCAAAATTTGGAGTGGTGGAAACAACATAGtgaaaatcaaaatcaaatattcTAAGCAAGAACAATAACAATGGACTGCAAAGGTTAACCAAATCGTCTTTATCTGAAACTGATCTTAATGGTCAAAGACAAAGACACCACTAGGTGCCACAGACATGCACATGTCTTAAGTAAAACTAAATGCATACAAGTAAAAAACCATAAACACCAAGTTACTATATATTGAGGAACTAGCTTGTTGCTTAGATTGACATTCGTAAAACGCCATTGATCAACCTGCAATATTGAGTTTCAATTACATCAGTAAATAGACTTATGATTCAATCTTACAAATGGCAATTTTCACCGTTATACAGACCAAAACTCtggctttcttttttttttttcctacagAGAGAGCTGTGTGAAGAGTAGCTCTAACTCCTCCTCTTGCGACAAGGTTCTCTGTCACAACAGGGAAACGAAAGTGCCCAAACAGGtttaatagttatttattttCCGTTCATCCAAATGTTGAGATTTTTACTTACTTGGCCAGATAAAAGGTCGTTGATTTTGTTGAGAACCTTGAGACGATGAACTGCATAAACACTGTTTGAAGGAAGTTTACTAACCCTTTTAATCTCTTCCTGAATGACGCTCGATTTTTCTTCACAGCCCATCTGATTCCATCTTTCTCCCACACGATTAGCTCTGCTTCCCATACTTAAAAGAGCTTTCGAAATCGATTACGCTGAGCAAGAaaaactttagtttaaaattgaATCGATAACCAGAGCAGATATTAAAGAAGTTTTTGTTGGattgaaaaagaaaagttgAAATTTTACCTCTAGGTAACGGATTCAGAGCTCACAGTTTCGGATCTTTTTCAGAGGGATTTTGATAAGAATGAGACCTGGGATTAGATTCcgctttttgattttttttcagcGTAATCAATTTCGATCCCCAAATAACCAAACTAAACCCgagtttgaccaaaaaaaaaaagaaaacccgATTAAAAAAATGGTAAAACCAAATCTGAGTTGTTAGTGATAAAATATCCGGGTAAACACAAAAAAGTGATAAAATATCTAGAtagatccaaaattttaatttataccaaaaaactacatttatcatttattttattttatcaatttagcTTCGTAtgattaaaaatcaaaattattaaatactactctaatttttaaatagaatGTTTTCtactatatttaaattttaaaaataattgttaaataaattatagttattataaattcataacaagaagaaaaatattaataatatactaAGTTTAAGACAAATATATGTCAACTAGGTAATTGCCCGCCGCACCCTGTGCGGTAACTATATATCCAACAATATTAAATCTAACAtgtgttttgtatttaaattttttatgagggtgtataattaatgtataatatttttaagggACAATGAGGCAAATACTCCAAAAGCGAGGTCAAATTAGCATATTGCCCATGATGTGATATAGTCAAGCCACGTGATGCCTTTTCGGTGTTGGGTTGACAAAAATACTCTTCCATGTCTGACACATGAAACGCAGCGGGACTGACACAACAGTTAAAAAGAGCTATCGTGCAGAGTTTGTAAGACCGTCAGAAGCCATAGGTTAGATTGTAGCTGAGTTCTTCTCCACATGCTTAGTCAGGGTCTGAGTCAATTGTTTGGACAATAAGTTTGAGATTGCATCTGTAAGAGTAATGGACCTGTTCCAAAACGCAGGCATGGAGGGCGATTCGGCGAATAGCTTTGGCCAACCGCGGCGATTTGGTATGATCGGTTAATAAATAAGGTTCATcaaaaaatttcagtttttcaaattttatactcaaaataaaatatctcaTGTGAAATCTACAATTttgatgaaaagaaaagaataaaaacgCAGCAAAATGTATTGTCTAGTGATAATAGATCTGATGACGGCAATGGTTAAGTTACAGAAAACCTAGGCgacaaagagaagaagaagatagtataattactatttttccATTCATTGAACACAAGACATAGGCAACTATAAACCCTTCCAAATTCCACTAGACCACAGCAAATCATTGgtaaacaacaaaacaaactaGTATATATAACCTATCTTTACAAAACGGAGAATACTATTCCAAATTAGTTCATGAAACTGTAGCATATGGTATTACTTTGTACAATTTAGTATAAAGTTTAGGAAATATTTTGTATGATTTAGTATAAAGACAAGCTTTATTagtaacaataaaaaatatagttaaataaatatgtacctgttaaataaaatgttaacaTTTACGCATAGAAATATCAACTAACAAATTACTAGAACCAAATACAAAACTTTAGCATAAATTATTTCTTTGTATGATTTAGTATAGGGTTTAGGAAATATTAGACATAAAGACATAAgctttattagtataaatacaTAAGCTCTATTGGTAATAATATAAGATGTAATTAAGTTAATATGTGGCtgttaaataaaatgttaacaTTTACGTATAGACATATCATCTAATGCATTGTTGGAGATAAATACAAAACTTTAGAATAAAGTATTTATGTATGATTTAATATGCTCTAGTATAAGGTTTACGGAATATTTTGTATGATTCCATATAACGACACAAGCTTCATTAGTAATagtaaaataatgtatttatgtTAACTTGTACTTACTAGATAAAACGTTAATATTTACACATAGAAATATCAACTAACAACTGCTATAGTGTTACCCAAATTGTGATATTTCTGAATGAAAATGTGATTAACCGTAACTGTATTTGGGATATTTTTTAACACATATCATATGTAGGGCaacattataaaatttaatactaGCAAAaaatagcatataacatatttGTATAATTTTGTATAAAGACTAAGTATTATTAGTAATAGcaatataatattgttaaattaagATGTACacgttaaataaaatattaacgtGTACgaatataattatcaaataacaaaatgaTTAACCAACATTGTACTTGAGTTATGTTGTAAGACAAAGTTGAAAAACTAtaagaaacatatataatttagaaaaatttagaatactACAAATCAtcttgattttgattttatttgaattatatgATTACCGGAAAAGAAGATGTTTTAGAGAGTTACATCGGAGCCGGCATGAACAGTATGCAGACCACAATTTTAATACACGTGTATTTTACTTTCTTTGCAATCTTATCTTTGAAGTGTATGCTTGTGGTTTGTAAACCAGTTTGTACTAAATATGGTGTATAATTACCATTGTGGactttattaatcaaaatacatgttgacaaaaaaattacaaatacacGTTAATAAATTTACGTAGCATATACATAATTTGTTGACCGATAACAAAGAACTCATATAATATGTACATGTAAAATTAACTGTTATTTAACAGAGAACGTTAACGGTAACATGTCAATATCGGCTAAGTCTATGCACTTACGTAACTTCAAAATTTGTTAGCTGTTAATCTATAATTTAGCAGGTGGATGAGACATTTTAGATATAAGTTAACATAGACGATAACAGAAACATATGTTAATATCAGCTAAGCCTACAAATATATGTGATGCATTCATATTTTGTATAAGTTATGAgatgataaataatttattaactgATAAGATTAGCAATATTTGTTAGCGGTTAACTAGTAGACTCTAAGCTTCTTATCTATTCAATACATGAAAAGTAGATGTTAACAGTTAATCTAGAATTTAGAAGATAAACAATACATCGGGAGTACCTGAGAATTTTATTTAAAGGTTTTATCGAATACttagtatatatactttatattttgATGAATGGTATCGAAGTTCACTAGTCTAGTGGTTCAAAACTACATGTAAAATCCTCTTAGTGTGGGTTCGAAACCCCCAAAATGCTATTTTTCCTCATTTTTATTATGGTTTATTTAATTAGGGGTAGAAAAATAATTTCgactttgtcttcttccttgcGAATTGTGCAGCCCTAAGAATACCCAGCAACCTACTGTATTTAGCTTTTGCTTCaatgttttatcattttttcacCAGATTCGACTTAATTTTGATGATTTCTTCACATAATTCGCCGTGTTTTTGCAATTTGATAGCCAAAACGAGAATAAATTTCGACACCGCGCTATTTTCCCGAACAGGTTCTTTTCGCTACGGTCGAGCTCTGGCTGCGTTTTTGAACATAGATTCTATGAAATGAAACGACCCCACAAACCTCTAGCTCTTTGTCCACTTTTGGGAAAGTTTTGAGACTTTGTATTGTCCAATGTACTGAACAATGCCTTCTGCACATCACAGAGGAACTAGTCATGGTAGGACTGTTAGATTATAGGGACAAAATGGTCACGAAAATTCATGGATTCTTTGCAGGATAAAACACTAATATATGCTCCATTTGGAGTTACTGCCACcaattactctatttttaatgtattattcTTTAATTCTAAGCTTGAGAATATGGACCACATTGAAGCATCTCATATTATATTCATCGTGGGCTTTTCATTATCAAGATGTTGGAGAAATTAGCCCAAGGCACATATGCTTTTTATTTGTTGTTCTCTtatcttttttgtttcttcctttTTGTCTTTTGGTCTCTTTCTCTAGTTCTGCTCTTTCTCTCCCTCTATTAGAGGATATATACGAATATGTTAATGTACATTCGGATATATTCAGATATGTTAATATTCCTGTAATCTAGATATACATATCTTCGGATATTAGGAAACATTGTAAGTATATATACTTTGGTCCTTTGACCTAGATCAATACAAGAAAACCATTACTCTATTCTAGGTTTCTtgacatggtatcagagctttaacaAGCAAATTTTTTCTGCGTACCCTTTTTCTCTTTTGCTACCTTCTAAACCGACATCATGGGAAGCAAAGACGGCGACGATACGTCACAAGAATCAGGCGTGAAGAACTCGGAGTCTTCACCGAACCGTGTTGAGACTAAACGCAGGACCATATCACCTTATGATCTGTCCTCTAGTGATAATCCGGGGTCCGTTATCTCTCAACCATTACTTAAAGGACCTAACTACAACGAGTAGTCTACGAATCTGCGTATGGCACTTAAGGCACGGAAGAAGTTTGGCTTCGTTGATGGTTCCATTCCACAGCCACATCAAGACTCTCACGACTTTGATGATTGGTGGACCAACAACGCTCTTATCTTATCTTGGATTAAGCTTACGATCACCGAGTCTGTTCGATCTAATCTCTCCCATCTAGAGATTGCTAGTGACTATTGGGAACACATTCGTCGGAGATACTCCGTTAACAATGGACAACGTGTCCAACGCATCAAAGCTGAGCTCGCCACTTGCAGACAACATGGCCTCTCTATCGAGCAGTACTACGGGAAGCTTATGCAGCTTTGGACATCTCCTGCAGAGCACCGCATCACCAAAACCTGTGCCTGCCCTGTTGGTGAGAATttggaaaaggaaagagagGAAGATCGTCTACACGAGTTCCTCAAGGGTCTCGATGAATCTCTTCATGGATCAGTCAAATCTAATCTCTTATCTAGAGACCCATTACCCTCGCTGGATGTTGCATACAGTGCTCTCTTACAAGATGAAGACTCCAAGCATACCACTCGGGTCTTAGAAGAACAAGCTGAGCATATGTCTCACGCGGTTAGAACAAACTCTGTTCCTGCAACATCTTCTGGAACCTCTCTGTCTCGTGAAGAGAGAATGAAGCTTCTCTGTAAAAGTTGTGGACGAAAGGGACATCTTGCTGATAATTGCTTTCGTTCCCTTGGTTATCCTGAGTGGTGGGGAGATAGACCTCGTGGACGCCTTCCTTCAGGAAACAACGGTGGACGAGGAAACAATACGACAAATCGCTCCACGACTTCAGATGCTGCCCGCGCACATGCTATGACACATTCTTCTCCGCAGCAGCACTCTGCGCATGCCCTTACACCCGCTGACCGAGTGGGACTTACAGGCCTGACTGAAACCCAGTGGACCACGTTGGTCACAATGCTTAACGAACACAAACCAGCAACCAATACACTTTCTGGTAAGACTAGTCTTTCTTCTTGGATTGTTGATTCTGGTGCGACGAACCACATGACCGGTTCACGTACCTTCTTATCTGATATACGGGACACTGTTCCATTACCTGTTAAGCTACCTGATGGTCACATTACGCTTGCAACACAGCGAGGAACAGTTACTCTTAGCCCTTTGCTTACGGTTCAGAATGTTTTATTTGTTGAGGGTCTTCAATGTCATCTGATTTCAGTTTCTCAGCTGACTAGACAGAAAAGATGTTTGTTTCAGATCACTGATAAAATTGGATTGATACAGGACCACATTTCCAAGATTCTGATTGGAGTGGCTGAAGAGTCTGGAGGGCTATACTTTCTGCGAGGGCTGGAGTTTGCAGGCGTGATGCATCAGGAGAAACCAGTGACTTCAGATGTTTGGCACCATCGACTCGGGCATCCCTCTTTTAGAGCTTTGGATTTTTTACCTATTTCTTTATCTACTACTAGTGTGATTCAGAATAAGCCCTGTGAGATTTGTACAAGGGCAAAGCAAACTCGTTGTTCTTTTCCAACAAGTATTAATAAAACTACAGCTTTATTTGAGATGGTGCATTGTGATTTATGGGGACCTTATCGCACTACTTCTCGTTCTGGTTCAAGATACTTTTTGACTTTGGTTGATGACTACTCGCGTAGCGTTTGGCTTTATCTCCTACCAACAAAGCAACGCGTTTCTCAAACATTAAAGAACTTCATTGCCATGGTTCAAGTTCAGTTTGATACACGAGTTCGCAAGTTCCGTAGTGACAACGGAACAGAATTTATGTGCTTATCGACATACTTTCAAGAGCAGGGTATACTACATGAAACTTCCTGCGTTGgtactccacaacaaaatggtagAGCAGAACGGAAACACAGACATATTCTTAACGTCGCACGAGCACTTCGTTTTCAGTCTTCTCTTCCTATTGAGTTTTGGGGTGAATGTATTTTGACTGCAGCTTACCTGATTAACCGCACTCCCACAGCTGTGCTTCGCGGTAAAACTCCTTTTGAACTACTCTACAATAGACCTCCTCCGATATCTCACTTACGAATCTTTGGCTGCACGGCTTTTGCGCATAATCAGAATCATCGAGGAGACAAATTTGCCTCTAGAAGTATTAAAGGAGTATTTCTTGGCTACCCTTCTGGACAAAAAGGTTGGCGTATATATAAtcctgaaacaaagaaaattttcaCGACTCGAGATGTGGTCTTCTGTGAATCAGAGTTCCCGTATGCTACTGGTTCCTGGCTCTCTAAGTCATCTAGTTCCAGCTTGATTTCTTCTGCATCTCCGGAGCTTGTATCTCCATTACCCGCTACTCCCTTCGAACCTGAAACAGAACAGAGTGTCCCCCACGACACCGATGAACCTGCACAACTCGTCTCTGAAACATTGCCTACAGAACCTGATCTTTCTTCCTCGACAGATTCTGATACAGCAGAACCCTTAGTACCTGCAACTACAGAAACAGAGCAAACAGAGCAATCTGGCTTACCGGTTAATACTACTTCTGAGGCACCGTCTGACGCAGATGCAGGTCAGCCTACCTCTCCTGCCATTGTTCCGACTGAAACCTCTACTACGGCGACAGAGCCATTGCCCATGCCTACGACGACAACGTCTACGGCAGACTTGAATTCACCGTCTTCTTCTCCGATACACGAGCTTGGTCGTGGTCTGCGTACAAAAAGCATCCCAGCTAAGCTCCAGGACTATGTCTTACAAACAATTACACCGTTTGTATCTCGTTCTTCAGATGTTCCTTATGGACTTGAATTCTATGTTGATTGTTCGTGGTTTTCTGAAAGCCATCGTCACTTTCTCGCGGCTATCACATCATTGATCGAACCTACTTCTTATTGTCAAGCCATATTGGACGAGATTTGGCGTAACTCGATTACAGATGAATATGTGGCTCTTGAGGAGAATGGTACTTGGGAGGTTATTGATTTACCTCCTGGTAAACATGCTCTCAGCTGCAAATGGGTCTTTAAATACAAATTTCGAGCAGATGGGACTTTGGAACGCCCTAAATCTCGTTTGGTTGTTTGTGGAAATAGCCAAGTTGAGGGCGAGGATTATGAAGAAACCTTTGCGCCTGTCGCCAAGATGACGACAGTTCGAACTTTCCTTCAAATCGCAGCATCTCGTAACTGGGAGGTTCATCAAATGGACGTTCATAATGCGTTTCTTCATGGTGATTTGAAAGAAGAAGTTTATATGCGTCCTCCACCGGGATTCAGAGGTTCTGATAAGAACAAGGTCTGTTTATTAAAGAAGTCACTTTATGGTTTAAAACAGGCTCCTAGATGCTGGTTCGAGAAACTTTCTTCTTCGTTGGTGTCATACGGCTTCACACAGTCACTCTCGGATTACTCTCTGTTCATCATGGAAAGAGGTGCAGAGTATACTCAGGTCCTTGTTTATGTTGACGACCTTGTTGTATCTGCGAgttcaacgtctctcttgacaTCTTTTAAAGCTTATATGAATCGCTGCTTTCATATGAAGGACCTTGGTATTTCTAAATACTTTCTCGGTCTCGAACTTGCGCGCAGTCCTCTTGGAATTTATCTTTGCCAAAGAAAGTATGCTCTTGGCATTATTGAAGAAACTGGTCTTCTCGCTGCTAAACCGGTTGGATTTCCAGTAGAACAGAATCAGACTCTTGCTCTCGACAAAGGTCCGGATCTTGTAGATGTTGCTGCCTACCGAAGACTTGTAG is part of the Raphanus sativus cultivar WK10039 chromosome 5, ASM80110v3, whole genome shotgun sequence genome and harbors:
- the LOC108862628 gene encoding vacuolar protein-sorting-associated protein 11 homolog, encoding MYQWRKFEFFEEKYGGKIPEDVTGEIQCCSSGRGKVVIGSSDGSVSFLDRGIKFDSGFQAHSSSVLFLQHLKQRNFLVTVGEDEQISPQQSGMCLKVFDLDKAQEESTSSSAPDCIGILRIFTNQFPEAKITSFLVLEEVPPILLIAIGLDNGCIYCVKGDIARERITRFKLQVDGVSDKRQTPITGLGFRLDGLSLLLFAVTPDSVNSFAMQAQPPRVQTLDHIGSGVNTVTMSDRSELIVGRPEAVYFYEVDGRGPCWAFEGEKKFMGWFRGYLLCVIADPKTGTNVFNVYDLRNRLIAYSLVVDKVSNMLCEWGNVILITADKSLLCVAEKDMESKLDMLFKKNLYTVAINLVQSQHADAAATANVMRKYGDHLYGKQDYDEAMSQYINTIGHLEPSFVIQKFLDAQRIYNLTNYLEKLHEKGLASKDHTTLLLNCYTKLKDVEKLNTFIRKEDGIGELKFDVETAIRVCRAANYHEHAMYVAKKAGKHEWYLKILLEDLGNYDEALQYISSLEPSQAGVTIKEYGKILIEHKPKEAIDILMRLCTEQGTSNGVYLSMLPSPVDFINVFVQHPHSLMDFLERYAEIVKDSPAQAEINNTLLELYLSKDLNFPSISLSENGLDQNFTDHSVAAAMSKTGSGKKEIADSNDTIEKDCVERQQKGLELLKIGWPSDQEQPLYDVDLAIILCEMNSFKEGLLYLYEKMKLYKEVIACYMQNHDHEGLIACCKKLGDSGKGGDPSLWADLLKYFGEIGEDCTKEVKEVLTYIERDDILPPIIVLQTLAKNPCLTLSVIKDYIARKLEQESKIIEEDRRAVEKYQETTKNMRKEIEDLRSNARIFQLSKCTACTFTLDIPAVHFMCMHSFHQRCLGDNETECPECAPEYRSVVEMKRSLEHNSKDQALFFQQVKGSKDGFSVIAEYFGKGIISKTSD
- the LOC108859460 gene encoding uncharacterized protein LOC108859460: MGSRANRVGERWNQMGCEEKSSVIQEEIKRVSKLPSNSVYAVHRLKVLNKINDLLSGQRTLSQEEELELLFTQLSL